The following proteins come from a genomic window of Gammaproteobacteria bacterium:
- a CDS encoding GH116 family glycosyl hydrolase, translating to MVLRVRPRRALRLFAAIVVTATSISVFGTPARAQLTSPIELTTLSVPRFDIIPSPIELTGPVRPGEYLGVVGPRAAWLGLETGEAELWVHPLKVGNGFRLSFTTPRYGAPIPGGQVARTVHVRPELATITYSHAAFQVRQHILAPADTATSGLLVLLEVDTPEPLEIVAEFEPVLNYMWPGSLGGQYAYWDAERRLFVLSESLQTRNAVVGSPWATNSVEHPAHQLGEAPRTMVIPVDPERAGREFIPIAVAAGTGPRETVFESYRELIANAEGLYYDKRLWAGRALASTVSVETPDAELDLALEWAKINLEEQRVCNPDLGCGFVAGWGLSRNGTRPGFGWFFGGDAAINTFAMDALGQWDLVAEELAFLARYQRADGKITHEISQAAAHIDWFDSYSYAYYHADTTPYWMLALYEYWRASGDDELVRELWPAYRRAWEWCLTAETDGDGIIENTVGGLGAVEVGGLGEAIHQDIYLAAVWVAALQGTRVLAEHVGDGEVGAVAARLAPEARRTLNEAYWREAEGHHAFAILRGGGTNDNLTVWPATAASFGLLDDERARSTLFRIAGDRVSSDWGAHMLSTESDLYDPLQYNMGTVWPFVTGFAAWAQYRYRRPWAGFHLMDAVKQMTFDWALGRHPELLSGSFYQPLDQTVPHQFFATSMLVTPLLRGVFGWQPDAPRGRARLAPQLPPDWPTATIRGLRAGNTTLDVEIRQNWNSAGGEQRAIIRWRGPRLDLEFVPDVPVGARNPSITVDGVPAPSGGAVRVQVGSDASGAGGAETEAMDQDDVAEIVVRWEGGLAVAPPRIDLEPGQRRTGLRIIDLVADDDGWLLTLEGSPGRDYDVELFGTLIDAAATDATAIVSGQSDNTIRVSFTGDAGRATTVVRLTPTP from the coding sequence ATGGTTCTTCGCGTTCGTCCACGCAGAGCGCTCCGCCTGTTCGCGGCCATTGTTGTCACGGCGACCTCCATTTCGGTCTTCGGCACGCCCGCGCGCGCCCAACTTACCTCGCCCATCGAACTGACCACCCTCTCCGTGCCGCGCTTCGACATCATCCCTTCCCCCATCGAACTCACCGGCCCGGTGCGTCCCGGGGAGTACCTCGGCGTGGTCGGCCCGCGCGCGGCGTGGCTGGGGCTCGAGACCGGTGAAGCCGAACTGTGGGTGCATCCGCTGAAGGTCGGAAACGGCTTCCGCCTGAGCTTCACCACGCCCCGCTATGGCGCTCCGATCCCCGGGGGCCAGGTGGCGCGCACGGTGCACGTGCGGCCCGAGCTGGCGACCATCACCTACAGCCACGCTGCCTTCCAGGTGCGCCAGCACATCCTCGCGCCCGCGGACACGGCCACGTCCGGCCTCCTCGTGCTGCTGGAGGTCGACACCCCCGAGCCGCTCGAGATCGTCGCCGAGTTCGAGCCCGTGCTGAACTACATGTGGCCGGGCTCGCTGGGCGGACAGTACGCGTACTGGGATGCCGAGCGGCGCCTGTTCGTCCTCTCCGAGAGCCTGCAGACCCGCAACGCGGTCGTGGGGTCGCCGTGGGCGACCAACTCGGTGGAGCATCCGGCGCACCAGTTGGGCGAGGCGCCCCGCACGATGGTGATTCCGGTCGATCCGGAGCGGGCGGGGCGAGAGTTCATCCCCATCGCGGTCGCGGCCGGCACCGGCCCCCGCGAGACCGTCTTCGAGAGCTACCGCGAGCTCATCGCGAACGCCGAGGGGCTCTATTACGACAAGCGGTTGTGGGCCGGTCGCGCGCTCGCGTCCACCGTCTCGGTCGAGACCCCCGATGCCGAACTGGATCTCGCGCTCGAGTGGGCCAAGATCAACCTGGAGGAACAGCGGGTGTGCAACCCGGATCTGGGGTGCGGCTTCGTCGCCGGCTGGGGGTTGTCGCGCAACGGCACCCGCCCCGGTTTCGGCTGGTTCTTCGGCGGCGATGCGGCCATCAACACCTTCGCCATGGACGCGCTGGGCCAGTGGGATCTGGTGGCCGAGGAGCTGGCGTTTCTCGCCCGCTACCAGCGCGCCGACGGCAAGATCACCCATGAGATTTCGCAGGCCGCCGCGCACATCGACTGGTTCGACTCCTACTCTTACGCCTATTACCACGCCGACACCACGCCCTACTGGATGCTCGCGCTGTACGAGTACTGGCGGGCCAGCGGCGACGACGAGCTGGTGCGCGAGCTCTGGCCGGCCTACCGGCGCGCGTGGGAGTGGTGCCTGACCGCCGAGACCGACGGCGACGGCATCATCGAGAACACGGTGGGCGGTCTCGGCGCGGTCGAGGTGGGGGGGCTGGGGGAGGCCATCCACCAGGACATCTACCTCGCCGCGGTCTGGGTCGCGGCCCTCCAGGGGACGCGCGTGCTGGCGGAACATGTGGGTGACGGGGAGGTCGGGGCGGTTGCGGCCCGTCTGGCGCCCGAGGCACGAAGAACGCTCAACGAGGCCTACTGGCGGGAAGCGGAGGGGCACCACGCCTTCGCGATCCTCCGCGGGGGCGGCACCAACGACAACCTCACCGTGTGGCCCGCCACGGCGGCCTCGTTCGGCCTGCTCGACGATGAACGGGCACGCTCCACCCTGTTCAGGATCGCCGGCGACCGGGTGTCGTCAGACTGGGGTGCGCACATGCTCTCGACGGAGAGTGACCTCTATGACCCGCTCCAGTACAACATGGGCACCGTCTGGCCCTTCGTGACCGGTTTCGCGGCGTGGGCCCAGTACCGCTACCGCCGTCCCTGGGCAGGCTTCCACCTGATGGACGCGGTGAAACAGATGACCTTCGACTGGGCGTTGGGACGCCATCCGGAACTGCTGTCCGGCAGCTTCTACCAGCCTCTGGACCAGACCGTGCCGCACCAGTTCTTCGCGACCTCGATGCTCGTCACGCCCCTGCTGCGAGGCGTCTTCGGGTGGCAGCCGGACGCGCCGCGGGGGCGGGCCCGGCTCGCACCCCAGCTGCCCCCGGACTGGCCGACGGCCACGATCCGCGGACTGCGCGCCGGGAACACGACCCTGGACGTGGAGATTCGCCAGAACTGGAACTCCGCCGGTGGCGAGCAGCGAGCGATCATCCGCTGGCGAGGTCCCCGGCTGGATCTCGAATTCGTTCCCGACGTGCCCGTCGGAGCCCGCAACCCGTCGATCACGGTGGATGGCGTTCCGGCGCCCTCCGGGGGGGCCGTCCGCGTCCAGGTTGGCAGCGACGCATCCGGAGCCGGGGGTGCCGAAACCGAAGCCATGGACCAGGACGATGTTGCCGAGATCGTGGTGCGCTGGGAGGGCGGGCTGGCGGTGGCCCCGCCGCGCATCGACCTGGAGCCGGGTC
- a CDS encoding kynureninase — MTEDLVRHYSRFRVSERVLLTGHSHQAWPDVAFDAQRQAWLDAAELVDDKWERAFELAAEVRGGYRRLLDDPDGHIALGQNTHELVTRFLSALPLRERPRVVTTDGEFHTIRRQLERLGREGIEIRTVPTADGAPVADALVAEVDGRTAAVLVSSVLFRDARIVDGLDEVAAACARVGAELLVDAYHSLNAVPFSVVKSGLADAFVTGGGYKYCQLGEGNCFLRFPRHCRLRPVLTGWFAEFGTLAAGRRQGGPPYGEGHLRFAGSTYDPVSHYRAAAVFRFFREKGLVPERLRRISLQQIRQLAAGIDALDPDPRILSRDRTVPLSRRGGFLALTTPLAGKICGELGRRGIHTDFRGSSLRLGPAPYVTSHQLDKAVEALGEVLAAHC, encoded by the coding sequence ATGACCGAAGACCTGGTGCGCCACTACTCCCGCTTCCGGGTGTCGGAGCGCGTGCTCCTTACCGGGCATTCACACCAGGCGTGGCCCGACGTGGCGTTCGACGCCCAGCGGCAGGCATGGCTCGACGCCGCCGAACTTGTGGACGACAAGTGGGAGCGCGCGTTCGAGTTGGCCGCCGAGGTGCGGGGAGGGTACCGCCGCCTGCTGGACGACCCGGACGGCCACATCGCGCTGGGGCAAAACACGCACGAGCTGGTCACCCGGTTTCTGTCGGCGCTGCCCTTGCGGGAGCGGCCGCGCGTCGTGACCACCGATGGCGAGTTCCATACGATCCGGCGCCAGCTGGAACGGCTCGGGCGCGAGGGAATCGAGATCAGGACAGTGCCGACCGCGGATGGCGCCCCCGTGGCGGATGCGCTCGTCGCGGAGGTGGACGGCCGCACGGCGGCGGTGCTGGTGTCCTCGGTGCTCTTTCGCGACGCCCGGATCGTCGACGGACTGGACGAGGTGGCAGCCGCCTGCGCGCGGGTCGGCGCGGAACTGCTCGTGGACGCCTATCACTCGCTCAACGCAGTCCCGTTCTCGGTCGTGAAGTCGGGGCTCGCCGACGCCTTCGTGACGGGCGGCGGCTACAAGTACTGTCAATTGGGCGAGGGGAACTGCTTTCTGAGGTTCCCGCGGCACTGCCGGCTGAGGCCGGTGCTGACCGGGTGGTTCGCCGAGTTCGGGACGCTGGCAGCCGGACGCCGACAGGGCGGACCCCCCTACGGGGAAGGACATCTGCGCTTCGCGGGCTCGACCTACGATCCGGTCAGTCACTATCGGGCGGCGGCGGTGTTCAGGTTCTTCCGGGAGAAAGGGCTCGTCCCGGAGCGCCTTCGGCGCATCAGCCTGCAGCAGATTCGCCAACTCGCGGCGGGGATCGATGCCCTGGACCCGGATCCGCGGATTCTCTCGCGAGATCGCACGGTGCCATTGTCCCGGAGAGGCGGCTTTCTGGCCCTGACCACCCCCCTCGCAGGGAAGATCTGCGGCGAGCTCGGGAGGCGCGGCATCCACACGGACTTCCGTGGCAGTTCGTTGCGCCTGGGGCCGGCACCCTACGTGACCTCCCACCAGCTGGACAAGGCGGTCGAGGCTCTGGGGGAGGTTCTGGCCGCGCATTGCTGA
- a CDS encoding efflux RND transporter permease subunit, whose translation MTPEGADQPNLTGGRAGPIAFMARNSVAANVLMLFLLLAGLAAARNLVQEILPELSLDQVQVLVVYPGATPGEIEESIVTKIEEQIRGVEGLDRVEATASEGFGSVIAQFKSGTDVDRAISEVKAEVDRIITFPEEAERPQVREITSRQNVIRLLVHGDVPERALKELAYEIEEGISSLPEVSLAEVSGARPYEVSIEVPVSRLRALGLTLEDVAMAVRQGSMELSAGRISDGENEILVRTLGRNYDQGDFEDIIVLTRSDGTSVRLNEIATVRDGFADTDLSVRYNGRRAVGIDVYRASNEKVLEIAEAVRQYLAGEVLPALPPGVEVEIWKDDSVEVSGRLGLMIENALLGLALVLLALTLFLEVRLALWVAIGLAVSFIGAFLFMEFLGVSVNMFSLMALVLALGIVVDDAIVVGESVFTQRERGVGGVAAAIQGTRRVSAPVIFSVLTTVTAFSALLTAPGPQGELGRPIPLVVITVLLISLVESLLVLPNHLAHLPAPGASREGWLSGRLNRVRGRVDALLKRVVDGPLDRGLRLSVDQPGIVLASAAGLLVLTMAVVNAGVVPNQFLTPIEGEVVSANLEMPVGTPGERTSAVAAQLEAAGHRAVERISRERDADADPLEVGVAVTVGQSAALYDPLGGNAVEAARGHLGAVQFKLIDWERHDIAPSTFERLWREEVGVLPSARSLSISSNLITLGLPVHFELSHPDPERLAVIADEFVTELNGIDGVFDVRSNPDEGFRELQLELKPAARTLNLTVGHFASQVRSAFFGAEALRVQRGREDVGVFVRLPEDERDSAVDVERYLVRTPGGEVPLGQVASAGFARSAATIHRMDGRRAVTVTADVDPVLATGQQVNRSLEEGILERLSAEDRLFEHTYGGQRKQQEEANADLSRSLFLALLVMYALMAIPFGSYTQPLIILAAVPLGVIGAVAGHMLLGLSLGIWSMYGLIGVSGVVVNDSLMMIKFINDLKASGLPVRDAIVAGAKDRFRAILLTSVTTFVGVAPLVFETSTHAQHLVPLAASVGFGVLIATALLMLVIPALLMAQHLIVAGRAARA comes from the coding sequence TTGACCCCTGAAGGGGCGGATCAGCCGAACCTGACCGGCGGCCGCGCCGGGCCGATCGCCTTCATGGCCCGAAACAGCGTGGCGGCGAACGTGCTCATGCTGTTTCTGCTCCTCGCGGGCCTGGCGGCAGCGAGAAACCTGGTTCAGGAGATCCTTCCCGAACTGTCCCTGGATCAAGTCCAGGTCCTCGTCGTTTATCCCGGCGCGACGCCCGGGGAGATCGAGGAATCGATCGTCACCAAGATCGAGGAGCAGATCCGGGGCGTGGAGGGCCTGGACCGGGTGGAAGCGACCGCTTCCGAGGGCTTCGGCTCGGTCATCGCGCAGTTCAAGTCGGGCACCGATGTCGATCGCGCGATCAGCGAGGTCAAGGCCGAGGTCGACCGCATCATCACCTTTCCCGAGGAGGCGGAACGGCCTCAGGTGCGCGAGATCACGAGCCGGCAGAACGTCATCCGCCTGCTGGTTCACGGCGATGTCCCGGAGCGCGCCCTCAAGGAACTGGCGTACGAAATCGAGGAGGGCATCTCGTCCCTCCCGGAGGTGTCGCTGGCCGAAGTCAGCGGTGCCCGGCCGTACGAGGTCTCCATCGAGGTCCCGGTCAGCCGGCTGCGGGCGCTGGGTCTCACGCTCGAGGATGTCGCCATGGCGGTGCGGCAGGGCTCGATGGAGCTGTCGGCCGGCAGGATCTCCGACGGCGAGAACGAGATCCTGGTCCGCACGCTGGGCAGGAACTACGACCAGGGCGACTTCGAGGACATCATCGTCCTGACCCGCTCGGACGGCACATCGGTCCGCCTGAACGAGATCGCAACCGTGCGGGACGGATTCGCGGACACCGATCTGAGCGTGCGCTACAACGGCCGGCGAGCCGTCGGCATCGACGTCTACCGCGCGTCGAACGAGAAAGTCCTCGAGATAGCGGAAGCGGTAAGGCAGTATCTCGCGGGCGAAGTGCTCCCCGCCCTGCCGCCCGGGGTTGAGGTCGAAATCTGGAAGGACGACTCGGTCGAGGTCTCCGGAAGGCTCGGCCTGATGATCGAGAACGCGCTGCTGGGGCTGGCGCTCGTCCTCCTGGCCCTCACCCTGTTCCTCGAGGTCCGGCTCGCGCTCTGGGTGGCCATTGGCCTGGCGGTCTCGTTCATCGGGGCCTTCCTGTTCATGGAGTTCCTGGGCGTCTCGGTCAACATGTTCTCGCTGATGGCGCTCGTTCTCGCGCTGGGGATCGTCGTGGACGACGCGATCGTCGTGGGGGAAAGCGTCTTCACGCAACGGGAGCGGGGCGTTGGCGGGGTTGCCGCGGCGATCCAGGGGACGCGGCGGGTCAGTGCGCCGGTCATCTTCTCCGTGCTCACCACGGTGACGGCGTTCTCCGCGCTGCTGACCGCGCCCGGCCCGCAGGGTGAACTTGGTCGTCCGATTCCGCTGGTGGTGATCACGGTCCTCCTGATTTCCCTGGTGGAGTCCCTTCTGGTGCTGCCGAACCACCTGGCCCACCTGCCCGCTCCGGGCGCCTCGCGCGAGGGCTGGCTGTCCGGGCGGCTCAACCGTGTCCGGGGACGAGTGGATGCCCTGCTGAAGCGGGTCGTGGATGGTCCGCTGGACCGCGGACTGCGTCTGTCGGTCGACCAGCCCGGCATCGTGCTCGCCTCCGCGGCGGGACTGCTCGTGCTCACGATGGCAGTCGTCAATGCTGGCGTGGTCCCCAATCAGTTCCTGACCCCCATCGAGGGTGAAGTCGTCTCCGCCAACCTGGAGATGCCGGTGGGCACGCCCGGGGAACGGACGTCCGCGGTTGCGGCGCAACTCGAGGCTGCAGGGCATCGCGCCGTTGAGCGCATCTCGCGCGAGCGCGATGCGGATGCGGATCCCCTGGAGGTCGGGGTCGCCGTGACGGTCGGCCAGTCCGCGGCGCTCTACGACCCCCTGGGCGGCAACGCGGTGGAGGCCGCGCGTGGCCACCTGGGCGCCGTCCAGTTCAAGCTCATCGACTGGGAGCGCCACGACATCGCTCCATCCACCTTCGAGCGGCTCTGGCGCGAAGAGGTCGGGGTGCTCCCGAGCGCGAGATCGCTGTCGATTTCCTCGAACCTGATCACGCTCGGACTTCCGGTGCACTTCGAGCTCTCGCATCCGGACCCCGAGCGGCTCGCCGTGATCGCGGACGAGTTCGTGACCGAGCTGAATGGCATCGACGGCGTCTTCGACGTGCGCAGCAACCCCGATGAAGGGTTCCGCGAACTGCAGCTGGAGCTGAAGCCGGCGGCCCGCACGCTGAATCTGACGGTCGGCCATTTCGCGTCGCAGGTGCGTTCCGCCTTCTTCGGAGCCGAGGCGCTGAGGGTGCAGCGCGGGCGCGAGGACGTGGGTGTGTTCGTGCGCCTCCCCGAGGACGAGCGCGATTCCGCCGTCGATGTGGAGCGCTACCTGGTGCGCACGCCCGGCGGCGAGGTTCCGCTGGGTCAGGTGGCGTCGGCCGGTTTCGCACGGTCGGCGGCCACCATCCATCGGATGGACGGGCGCCGCGCGGTCACCGTGACCGCGGATGTCGATCCGGTGCTCGCGACCGGCCAGCAGGTCAACCGGAGCCTCGAGGAAGGCATCCTGGAGCGACTGTCGGCCGAGGACCGCCTTTTCGAGCACACCTATGGCGGCCAGCGCAAGCAGCAGGAGGAGGCCAATGCCGATCTGAGCCGTTCGCTCTTTCTGGCGCTCCTCGTCATGTACGCGCTAATGGCGATTCCCTTCGGTTCCTACACCCAGCCCCTGATCATCCTGGCAGCGGTGCCGCTGGGGGTGATCGGCGCTGTCGCAGGGCACATGCTTCTCGGGCTGAGCCTGGGCATCTGGTCGATGTACGGGCTGATCGGGGTGAGCGGCGTGGTCGTCAACGACTCACTGATGATGATCAAGTTCATCAACGACCTGAAGGCGTCCGGGCTCCCGGTGCGGGACGCGATCGTTGCCGGCGCCAAGGACCGCTTCCGGGCCATCCTGCTGACTTCCGTGACGACGTTCGTGGGGGTCGCCCCGCTGGTCTTCGAGACCAGTACCCACGCGCAACACCTCGTGCCCCTGGCCGCGTCCGTGGGGTTCGGGGTCCTGATCGCCACGGCGCTGCTCATGCTCGTGATCCCGGCGCTCCTCATGGCCCAGCACTTGATCGTAGCCGGGAGGGCAGCCAGGGCCTGA